Genomic window (Corynebacterium simulans):
CAGTTCTGGCAATTTTTATTCTTGCATTGCCCCAAGCTCATCGGACTATTCGCGTGTTCAGCGCGCAATGTCTCCTGCACGAATGCGCCGCCTTGCCTAAAGTGAGTCGGCATGACCCAATCGTTAAACCTGCTGGACGGCGACAAGCCCTACCGCGACCCCAGCATTAGCCCGGAAGGCACGCGCGATACCGCGCCGCTCAACCAAGATATTGCCGCGAAAAACGAGCGCCTTGTCGATGAATGGGCGGACAAGCTCTATGCAGAATCCGCCGAAAACATCATGGCGTGGGCTGCAGAGCACGCGCCGGGCCGGCTGGCAGTGACGATGTCGATGGAAAACACGGTGCTGGCGGAGCTCGCGCACCGCGCACAGCTGGACGCAGACCTGCTCTTTATCGACACTGGCTGGCACTTTCCGGAGACGTTGGCTGTGGCCAACGAGGTTGAGGAGCGCTATGCGGATCTTCCTCTAGTCCGCGTGAAGCCGCTGCTGAGCCCGGAGGAGCAGGACGAAATCTATGGTC
Coding sequences:
- a CDS encoding phosphoadenylyl-sulfate reductase, with amino-acid sequence MTQSLNLLDGDKPYRDPSISPEGTRDTAPLNQDIAAKNERLVDEWADKLYAESAENIMAWAAEHAPGRLAVTMSMENTVLAELAHRAQLDADLLFIDTGWHFPETLAVANEVEERYADLPLVRVKPLLSPEEQDEIYGPRLYARDTSAYNRMRKVEPLNMAMDPYVGWVTGLRRADSEHRATAPALSLDQHGRLKISPMITWDLEDTDRYIADNDLIIHPLTLKGYRSIGCAPLTFPVGKGEDARSGRIFGDGKTECGLHE